A single window of Salvia splendens isolate huo1 chromosome 8, SspV2, whole genome shotgun sequence DNA harbors:
- the LOC121743948 gene encoding uncharacterized protein LOC121743948: MYSLTRMKRVTDPLDEKVKARIVGFSSGSEHSAAADTSPSLSELFFGFSSGESSPECCCGADSETESPSCRNSDPITPIAVDRTDEFRNALAACAENAVQIYSCAGSSDKQILRRNVMLFLRNCGYNAAICKTKWPSCGGLTAGSYEFIDVLTTDQSPVRYFVDLDFASEFEIARPTIAYERMLQLLPRVFVGKIDDLKQILKSASDAAKRSLKSRGLHLPPWRKHRFMQNKWLGPYRRTTNAVTASFPSKTLSFDAGYGVKCRVGFDAGRLIAPSAARTR, from the coding sequence atgTACAGTTTGACGAGGATGAAGAGAGTGACTGATCCGCTGGATGAGAAGGTGAAGGCGCGGATCGTCGGATTCAGCAGCGGAAGCGAGCACAGCGCCGCCGCCGACACCTCCCCCAGCCTCTCCGAGCTCTTCTTCGGCTTCAGCAGCGGCGAATCGTCGCCGGAGTGCTGCTGCGGTGCCGATTCGGAGACCGAATCGCCGAGCTGCCGGAATTCTGATCCGATTACTCCGATCGCGGTGGATCGGACGGACGAGTTCAGGAACGCGCTCGCTGCCTGCGCGGAGAATGCGGTTCAGATCTACTCCTGCGCAGGATCATCGGATAAGCAGATCCTACGGAGGAATGTGATGCTGTTTCTGAGGAATTGTGGCTACAATGCGGCGATTTGCAAGACGAAGTGGCCGAGCTGCGGCGGACTCACCGCCGGCAGCTACGAGTTCATCGATGTTCTAACAACGGATCAGTCGCCGGTGCGGTACTTCGTCGATTTGGATTTCGCGTCGGAATTCGAGATCGCGCGGCCGACGATCGCCTACGAGCGGATGCTGCAGCTTCTGCCTAGGGTTTTCGTCGGAAAAATCGACGATCTGAAGCAGATTCTGAAATCGGCGAGCGACGCCGCGAAACGGTCGCTGAAGAGCCGGGGGCTCCACCTGCCGCCGTGGAGGAAGCACCGCTTCATGCAGAACAAGTGGCTCGGTCCGTACCGGCGGACGACCAACGCCGTGACGGCGTCGTTTCCGTCGAAAACGCTTTCGTTTGATGCAGGTTACGGCGTTAAGTGCCGCGTCGGATTTGACGCCGGCCGTTTGATAGCCCCCTCCGCAGCCCGTACGAGATGA
- the LOC121745429 gene encoding serine/threonine-protein kinase OXI1-like, with protein MHDGDLHGGDGAVALDLKNLKVISPLGRGAKGVVFLVQTETGELLALKAMLRSSIEKKKKISTAGDGSEYRRICFEREVLASFHHPLLPRLHGVLATDKIVGYAIDYCSGRDLHCLRKKQTEKMFSDDIIRFYAAELVLALEYLHSLGVVYRDLKPENVMIQENGHLMLVDFDLSTKLAPRSPENRSVPSSDSDLQAKKPNQKKKKLFSFRSRRRDSGITPEETESDSASTASDSVEKSNSFVGTEEYVAPEIVLGDGHDFAVDWWCLGVMLYEMLYGSTPFRGANRKETFYRIVTRVPDLTGESTPLRGLIGRLLEKDPRKRISVGEIKSHDYFKAVDWNVITEMPRPPFIPELTDVGDMDGINDIDVEKYVEGVFEEKVENNRNKNAWVNKNHPTQIQNDNFLIF; from the exons ATGCACGACGGAGATCTACACGGCGGCGACGGTGCGGTTGCGCTGGATTTGAAGAACCTGAAGGTGATCTCGCCGCTCGGCCGGGGCGCCAAAGGCGTCGTGTTTCTCGTACAGACAGAGACTGGCGAACTGCTCGCGCTCAAAGCAATGCTGCGATCCTCcatcgagaagaagaagaagatctcGACTGCCGGCGACGGCAGTGAGTACCGGAGGATCTGCTTCGAACGAGAAGTGTTGGCGTCGTTTCACCACCCTCTGCTGCCGCGACTGCACGGAGTTTTGGCTACTGATAAGATCGTTGGATACGCGATCGATTACTGCTCCGGCCGCGATCTGCATTGTTTGAGGAAGAAGCAAACCGAGAAAATGTTCTCCGATGACATCATCAg ATTTTACGCGGCGGAGCTGGTGCTGGCTCTGGAGTATTTGCACAGTTTAGGCGTGGTTTACCGAGATCTGAAGCCGGAAAACGTGATGATTCAGGAAAACGGCCACTTAATGCTGGTGGATTTCGATTTGTCCACGAAACTCGCTCCTAGATCTCCAGAAAACCGCTCAGTCCCCTCCTCCGATTCAGATCTGCAAGCGAAGAAACCgaatcagaagaagaagaagctgtTTAGTTTCCGGAGTCGCCGCCGCGACTCGGGGATCACACCGGAAGAAACCGAGTCGGACTCAGCGAGCACCGCTTCCGACTCGGTCGAGAAGTCAAACTCGTTCGTCGGCACGGAGGAGTACGTCGCGCCGGAGATCGTGCTCGGCGACGGCCACGACTTCGCCGTCGACTGGTGGTGCCTCGGCGTCATGCTCTACGAGATGCTCTACGGATCGACGCCGTTCCGCGGCGCGAACCGGAAGGAGACGTTCTACCGGATCGTGACACGTGTCCCCGATCTGACGGGGGAGTCGACGCCGTTAAGGGGCTTGATCGGGAGATTGCTCGAGAAGGATCCGAGGAAGAGGATTTCCGTCGGCGAGATCAAGAGCCACGATTATTTCAAGGCGGTTGATTGGAATGTAATTACGGAAATGCCCCGACCGCCGTTTATTCCCGAGTTGACGGACGTTGGGGACATGGATGGGATTAACGACATTGACGTGGAGAAATACGTCGAAGGCGTGTTTGAGGAAAAAGTGGAGAATAATAGGAATAAAAACGCGTGGGTAAATAAGAATCACCCCACACAGATTCAGAATgataattttttgattttttga